A genomic window from Oncorhynchus kisutch isolate 150728-3 unplaced genomic scaffold, Okis_V2 scaffold1502, whole genome shotgun sequence includes:
- the LOC109882867 gene encoding tetraspanin-8-like, producing the protein MGRIHICVKRTFIFVCVLICIISTLLLAITLFGHGYFHQSEEIEEILPGIVVLYVLEAATLVLSIFGVYGARKEKKWAVVLFSVGMSLASLYLFVECVKAYYSKHEMEELTREEHLAMMPLSGAKQTDIETIYNIQTNFKCCGLVQGYQDWGTDIPISCLCSDEDSTDFKCVAPGNNTRFVIHYHKSNSSEDDDHKGLMDENMLVYEKPCLPILISVESNAISLGIGIFVALTALWDVGVVLAITILCQMRRKVDVPPVIFTSQPPQYRELCDTAECLT; encoded by the exons ATGGGAAGAATACATATCTGCGTAAAACGGACGTTCATTTTCGTCTGTGTCTTGATCTGT ATCATCAGCACCCTCTTGCTGGCCATCACATTATTTGGACATGGGTACTTCCACCAATCAGAAGAA ATAGAGGAGATTCTGCCTGGGATAGTAGTTCTGTATGTCCTAGAAGCAGCAACCCTGGTCCTGTCTATCTTTGGTGTCTATGGCGCTCGCAAGGAGAAGAAATGGGCTGTGGTTCTG TTTTCTGTAGGTATGTCACTGGCCAGCCTGTACCTGTTTGTGGAGTGCGTGAAAGCATATTATTCCAAACACGAG ATGGAGGAGTTAACCAGAGAGGAACATCTAGCGATGATGCCTCTGAGTGGAGCGAAACAAACTGATATAGAAACGATATACAACATACAGACTAAC TTCAAATGCTGTGGGCTCGTACAAGGCTACCAAGACTGGGGCACAGACATCCCcatctcctgtctctgttctgaTGAGGACTCAACAGACTTTAAATGT GTTGCTCCTGGTAACAATACAAGATTTGTTATTCACTATCACAAAAGTAATTCGTCTGAGGATGATGACCACAAGGGATTAATGGATGAAAACATGCTGGTATATGAAAAG CCATGTCTTCCCATCCTGATCTCTGTTGAGAGCAATGCAATCAGCCTGGGAATAGGAATATTCGTAGCACTGACAGCATTATGG GATGTTGGAGTTGTCCTGGCCATCACAATACTCTGCCAGATGAGAAGAAAGGTTGATGTGCCACCTGTGATCTTCACCTCTCAACCACCTCAATACAGAGAGCTGTGTGACACAGCAGAGTGTCTGACATGA